One segment of Rubripirellula amarantea DNA contains the following:
- a CDS encoding FHA domain-containing protein: MLRLLRLTTPCMIAAKLILATGSRAGTEAPLMVGYYMIGRDRECQIRPKSRSVSRRHCIVHHSGQSVRLLDLESTSGTQVNGERILPKTWVDIDDGDLLKFGKICFKLQVSELDAVEDEPSTSETMLSGDAWKTFDVANFLASADEEDQEQRYREIRSKNSGSDSEDSLAETVVSNGVEDLPQASRQVEIGEPDPNRVNQAAAAKPKNAPKRETSSPRDVGKRSRQRTWSVGLPNLRLWSGPSQWFAAGTDGDRGRLLVAVILTLALLGVGSWQVYRFTSGPEVRVLKEID, from the coding sequence ATGCTTCGCTTGCTCCGTTTAACGACTCCCTGCATGATCGCAGCTAAGTTGATCTTGGCTACGGGAAGCCGCGCTGGGACGGAAGCGCCCTTGATGGTCGGCTACTACATGATCGGTCGGGACCGCGAGTGCCAGATTCGGCCCAAGAGTCGGTCCGTTAGTCGTCGCCATTGCATCGTGCACCACTCAGGCCAATCCGTGCGATTACTCGACCTGGAAAGCACAAGCGGAACGCAAGTCAATGGCGAACGAATCCTGCCGAAGACGTGGGTCGACATCGATGATGGCGACTTGCTGAAGTTCGGTAAGATTTGTTTCAAGCTCCAGGTGAGTGAACTGGATGCTGTCGAAGATGAACCATCGACCAGTGAAACAATGTTGAGCGGCGATGCCTGGAAGACTTTCGACGTCGCGAATTTCTTGGCATCCGCCGACGAAGAAGATCAGGAACAGCGATATCGAGAGATCCGTAGCAAGAACTCTGGTTCGGATTCAGAGGACAGTCTTGCGGAGACGGTGGTCTCGAACGGCGTCGAGGATTTGCCCCAGGCATCGCGGCAAGTTGAGATTGGCGAACCCGATCCAAACCGGGTGAACCAGGCTGCGGCTGCCAAACCGAAGAATGCACCGAAGCGGGAAACGTCTTCGCCACGTGACGTGGGGAAGCGTAGCCGTCAGAGAACTTGGTCGGTCGGCTTGCCAAATCTACGGCTTTGGTCGGGGCCAAGCCAATGGTTCGCCGCGGGCACCGACGGGGACCGTGGCAGATTGCTGGTTGCCGTCATTCTGACGCTTGCGTTGTTAGGTGTCGGTAGCTGGCAGGTCTACCGATTCACGTCCGGTCCCGAGGTCCGTGTACTCAAAGAGATCGACTGA
- a CDS encoding serine/threonine protein kinase, with product MFSNSHKRDIPKAKMISSEAIKPVLDDATRGFVKRSLAAGLVELDDLKKVVVSLMADSPHFTPERLANGLMNAGILTKWQAGKLLVGRSKGFYLGSYRLLRPIGKGGMGMVYLGEHQVMKRQMALKILPPEATDNARRLDRFKEEARACAQLDHPNIVRAYDFAQAGGRHYIVMEYIDGIDLQHLVQRDGVMSTAEALDVLNQACEGLAHAHERGIIHRDIKPANLLLRTDGVLKVSDLGLARIGLSELGHQDNHRLMGTADFVAPEQAINSQNIDARADIYSLGCTLFYLLTGRPPFVADSVRQRLAKHQTAEVPDLRVYRDDCPAGLADLFNRMMAKRPSDRPKSATELLVQLRRMGAGTNEKPAMSIWHVQPASDTSIDERIYQATLEDSSLSADGEINLGQGIEEFDFGDLPALPVASTSGSGVLGISGSGGNRSTDAIATFKSAPVQASSGAKGSVMTTSGRASDSNQLVLLGVGLAFAVLALVAVIGIGIHSFTQPLPLRQPKIKATEDGKSVVVINQSS from the coding sequence TTGTTTTCTAACTCTCACAAGCGTGATATTCCTAAGGCCAAGATGATTAGCTCGGAAGCGATCAAGCCGGTACTCGACGATGCGACTCGCGGTTTCGTGAAACGTTCGCTCGCTGCTGGATTGGTGGAACTAGATGACCTTAAGAAGGTCGTGGTTTCGTTGATGGCTGATAGTCCGCATTTTACACCCGAGCGTTTGGCGAATGGGTTGATGAATGCGGGAATCTTAACGAAGTGGCAAGCGGGCAAGTTGCTGGTGGGACGAAGCAAAGGATTCTACCTGGGCAGTTACCGGTTGCTTCGTCCGATTGGCAAAGGTGGAATGGGGATGGTGTACCTCGGCGAACATCAAGTGATGAAGCGTCAAATGGCACTAAAGATTTTGCCACCCGAAGCCACGGACAACGCTCGGCGTCTCGATCGGTTCAAAGAAGAAGCTCGAGCCTGTGCCCAGTTGGACCATCCCAACATTGTGCGAGCCTACGACTTTGCGCAAGCCGGCGGTCGTCACTACATCGTCATGGAGTATATCGACGGGATTGACTTGCAACATCTTGTCCAACGCGATGGAGTGATGTCGACAGCAGAAGCGTTGGACGTACTCAATCAAGCTTGTGAAGGACTCGCTCATGCACACGAACGAGGCATCATTCACCGCGACATCAAGCCAGCTAATTTGTTGCTTCGAACGGACGGGGTTTTAAAGGTCAGCGACTTGGGGTTGGCTCGAATCGGACTGTCGGAGTTGGGCCACCAAGATAACCATCGATTGATGGGCACGGCGGACTTTGTGGCTCCCGAACAAGCGATCAATAGCCAAAACATCGATGCTCGAGCGGACATCTACTCGCTCGGCTGCACCTTGTTCTACTTGTTAACGGGCCGACCACCATTTGTTGCGGATTCGGTGCGGCAAAGATTAGCAAAGCATCAGACGGCTGAAGTGCCGGATCTGCGAGTCTATCGCGACGATTGTCCCGCTGGTTTGGCGGACCTGTTCAATCGAATGATGGCGAAGCGTCCAAGCGATCGACCCAAATCGGCTACGGAGTTGTTGGTGCAGTTGCGTCGAATGGGTGCTGGCACAAATGAAAAGCCGGCGATGTCGATTTGGCACGTTCAACCGGCGAGCGATACTTCAATCGACGAGCGGATCTATCAGGCAACCCTCGAAGATTCATCGCTTTCGGCGGATGGCGAAATTAATTTGGGGCAGGGGATCGAAGAGTTCGATTTTGGTGATCTGCCAGCGTTGCCGGTCGCATCCACTAGCGGCTCCGGTGTGCTGGGGATCTCGGGATCCGGAGGTAATCGTTCAACCGATGCCATCGCCACATTCAAGTCCGCGCCGGTCCAAGCAAGTTCAGGTGCCAAAGGGTCAGTGATGACAACCTCTGGACGGGCGAGCGATTCAAATCAGTTGGTCCTGCTTGGAGTAGGACTCGCTTTTGCTGTGTTAGCGTTGGTGGCTGTCATCGGCATAGGAATTCATTCTTTCACTCAACCATTGCCACTACGGCAGCCCAAGATCAAGGCGACCGAAGATGGCAAAAGCGTTGTTGTGATCAACCAATCCTCATGA
- the truA gene encoding tRNA pseudouridine(38-40) synthase TruA, whose protein sequence is MPRFFQLTIAYDGTDFVGWQVQPSGRSIQALLEKAVRKVTGESIRVIGSGRTDAGVHAIAQVASVEFADWKHSANDLMRGMNRHLPDSILVHNVVEMLGPFHAIRDAVGKRYRYQLQVGGLRNPFQHRYVWHMQYELSIEAMRAAAELVVGKQDFACFQTTGADRKSTVRDVRACDVIIRTDTEVSNPELASGGFASGGFVDGRGRSQLRIDIEVEADGFLYNMVRSIVGTLVQVGRGRRSPDWVTQLITNQDRTKAGETAPPQGLFLLRVDYEASLPKS, encoded by the coding sequence ATGCCGCGTTTTTTTCAGTTGACCATCGCTTACGACGGAACAGATTTCGTTGGTTGGCAGGTGCAACCTTCTGGGCGAAGTATTCAAGCGTTACTTGAAAAGGCGGTTCGCAAGGTGACCGGCGAGAGCATTCGCGTGATTGGAAGTGGACGAACGGATGCAGGTGTTCACGCGATCGCGCAAGTGGCAAGCGTAGAGTTCGCTGATTGGAAGCACTCGGCGAACGACTTGATGCGAGGAATGAACCGGCATCTCCCCGATAGCATCCTGGTTCACAACGTGGTTGAGATGCTAGGTCCTTTTCATGCGATACGCGATGCAGTGGGGAAACGCTATCGATATCAATTGCAAGTCGGTGGATTGCGAAATCCTTTCCAACATCGCTACGTGTGGCACATGCAATATGAACTCAGCATCGAAGCCATGCGAGCGGCTGCTGAACTTGTCGTCGGTAAGCAAGACTTTGCATGTTTCCAAACTACGGGTGCCGATCGAAAGAGCACGGTTCGCGACGTTCGTGCTTGCGACGTGATCATTCGAACTGACACCGAGGTTTCGAACCCCGAGCTTGCCAGCGGTGGTTTCGCGAGCGGTGGTTTCGTCGATGGGCGTGGTCGATCGCAACTTCGCATCGACATCGAAGTCGAAGCCGATGGCTTTCTTTACAATATGGTGCGCAGCATCGTTGGAACGCTGGTGCAGGTCGGACGCGGTCGTCGATCACCGGATTGGGTGACGCAATTGATCACGAATCAAGATCGCACCAAGGCGGGTGAAACCGCTCCGCCACAAGGCTTGTTTTTGCTACGAGTCGATTATGAAGCGAGCTTGCCGAAATCCTAA
- a CDS encoding GntR family transcriptional regulator: protein MFLSINVHSDVPIYAQIARQMKFAIAAGTLTPGQLVPSARAMSGQLTINPNTVVKAFSMLQSDGVIEPLRGRGMVVSRGAVAICRRDRDSELGQRIGEVITEAWNAGLDQSKIQQLIDKHLAKLAKIQPAVERTSATGD from the coding sequence ATGTTCTTGTCCATCAATGTTCACAGCGATGTGCCGATCTATGCTCAGATCGCTCGTCAGATGAAGTTTGCCATCGCCGCTGGAACCCTAACCCCGGGCCAACTTGTGCCCAGCGCACGGGCGATGAGCGGGCAGTTGACCATCAACCCCAATACTGTTGTTAAAGCATTCTCGATGCTGCAAAGCGATGGCGTGATCGAACCGCTGCGAGGACGCGGCATGGTGGTCAGCCGCGGTGCCGTTGCGATTTGCCGCCGGGATCGCGATTCCGAGCTAGGCCAACGTATCGGTGAAGTGATCACTGAAGCATGGAATGCGGGCTTGGACCAATCCAAGATCCAACAACTCATCGACAAACACTTGGCAAAGCTTGCCAAGATTCAACCCGCCGTTGAACGAACATCTGCTACCGGCGATTGA
- a CDS encoding ABC transporter ATP-binding protein, translating into MPPSEPNKSAINDSVIKVNDVHMHFRRTSALQGVNLTIEQGTVFALLGENGAGKTTLIRILTGFQMPTSGSVTVCGLHPAEKPDAVRRQIGYVSDAPSLYPWMTVDQIGGFAASLYDQDFLPRFRSSIADYAIDAHQKIKHLSKGQRAKVALSLALAHDPSLLILDEPTSGLDPKVRKSFLESMIDRAATGQTVFLSSHQISEVERVADRVAILHHGKIVLDGTLEDIRQSVFHIIVEVDDPLRALPALPSPAVTLSEETRGRSRQWLVRNVDSAMISHLRSRDGVTQVHQRTATLEETFVAYTSSAGDLGKPPAPPNDDDGHDPNQPDDPNAPLTSKRTHEVVS; encoded by the coding sequence ATGCCGCCTTCTGAGCCCAACAAATCGGCGATCAATGATTCGGTGATCAAGGTCAACGACGTACACATGCACTTCCGCAGAACTAGCGCATTGCAAGGCGTCAACCTGACCATTGAGCAAGGGACCGTCTTTGCGCTTCTGGGAGAAAATGGAGCGGGGAAAACAACTTTGATTCGGATCCTAACCGGTTTTCAGATGCCAACCTCGGGAAGCGTGACCGTTTGCGGACTCCATCCGGCCGAGAAGCCCGATGCCGTGAGGCGACAAATCGGCTACGTCTCGGATGCGCCCTCGCTCTACCCTTGGATGACAGTCGACCAAATCGGCGGTTTCGCAGCATCCCTTTATGACCAAGACTTCTTGCCTCGCTTTCGAAGCTCCATCGCCGACTATGCGATTGACGCTCATCAAAAGATCAAACACCTCAGCAAGGGCCAACGTGCAAAAGTAGCGCTGTCACTGGCGCTTGCGCATGATCCTTCATTGCTGATTCTCGATGAACCGACATCGGGACTGGACCCCAAGGTGCGCAAAAGCTTTCTCGAAAGCATGATCGACCGTGCTGCCACTGGCCAAACGGTTTTCTTATCGAGTCACCAAATCTCAGAAGTCGAGCGTGTAGCGGATCGCGTTGCGATTCTGCATCACGGCAAGATCGTGCTTGACGGAACATTGGAAGACATCCGGCAAAGCGTGTTTCATATTATCGTCGAAGTCGATGACCCGCTCCGTGCGTTACCCGCCCTGCCCTCCCCCGCGGTCACGTTGTCTGAAGAAACTCGTGGTCGAAGTCGGCAATGGCTCGTTCGAAACGTCGACTCCGCAATGATCAGCCACCTTCGATCGCGGGATGGAGTCACCCAAGTCCATCAGCGCACCGCAACGCTGGAAGAAACCTTTGTGGCGTACACATCGTCCGCGGGTGACCTGGGGAAACCGCCGGCACCTCCCAATGACGACGACGGCCACGATCCAAACCAACCTGACGATCCGAATGCTCCTTTGACCAGCAAACGTACGCACGAGGTGGTCTCATGA
- a CDS encoding ABC transporter permease has product MNSQATLRWLIWKENRLVLPLFYSLIAIVILIAVATALMPVQKLGWGPSNHQGAYLLLLFPTFLATGLGLVLVGQEREQGTITWLQTLPLPPQQLIGLKLLVAFGWLIGAWGIALLIGNVTAISFTSISPSVSVNDAHLIPLSFPFWIVQSVVVLLAGFYASWKLRAAVSTIALMAAIVLVPLAANFGFHMLNNARDSRWLSNSQVFYSIFATYLLMIPILAWLTRRAALRSLLPRRAPTIAELTGPNPFDPAMALVDLAIDSPRTRVFDSAWIALIWQTLVSSKWQLALSSLLMTVGVIMPILENYVGHYSVLQPVLLFASPMFIVVGATWGGVLVFQGDGSHNFIRFLAERGYNPRHIWLARHVAILSILASFVLIYLAISSLWLSQRIDLLKTDLLLISPLTLILIGGISFAAGAWTSQLLREPVMAYLISPIVASMLLGWLLYCVTQAMAPLLLASLVGLSFPSLATLFMARRFANGTDRPLSFLLGLATTVLIFLLPLVPAIRYVQSIPKLDHTTRTAMIRELRDIDVRQDHVELRLVPTTSEPTISSQGIDQEWVAQQLNEISTRSHSPTAWIEGLSQVREEPNRPAKPQSNQSLHRFYDALELARLRFLASTEDDDAANMQFEQWIDAAATMAAAMRQSTLWRVQDSADVLEIWLADVLGDSDITERIDEEAVQSTLKKLPTITQRNAMRRNAVLASWWRSESRDTRYYSFPYDSGLEFTPPALTPWTQRRRADSIVAASLLLLQTPKTDKTTPNDARRKLHQLLSHPAVTFEDGVYGKHGRTSATVEIIGSFNHHIARYWGMAWEQRIESLKEDHHAN; this is encoded by the coding sequence ATGAACTCGCAAGCCACCCTACGATGGCTGATTTGGAAAGAAAACCGGCTCGTACTACCGCTGTTTTATTCGCTGATTGCGATCGTGATTTTGATCGCAGTGGCTACCGCCTTGATGCCGGTTCAAAAACTAGGTTGGGGCCCGTCGAACCATCAGGGTGCATACTTGCTGCTGTTGTTCCCAACGTTTTTGGCCACGGGACTAGGTCTCGTGCTAGTCGGGCAAGAACGCGAACAAGGCACCATCACCTGGCTTCAAACCCTCCCATTACCTCCCCAACAACTGATCGGCCTGAAGCTACTCGTTGCGTTTGGCTGGCTCATCGGTGCTTGGGGAATTGCCTTGTTGATAGGGAATGTTACCGCGATCAGTTTCACTTCGATTTCACCCTCAGTGTCCGTCAACGACGCTCACCTAATTCCTTTGAGCTTTCCTTTTTGGATTGTGCAAAGTGTGGTGGTGTTACTCGCTGGATTCTATGCGTCTTGGAAATTACGGGCCGCGGTTAGCACCATCGCATTGATGGCAGCAATCGTGTTAGTCCCGCTTGCGGCAAACTTCGGCTTTCACATGCTAAACAACGCACGTGATTCGCGATGGCTTTCAAACTCTCAGGTTTTCTACAGCATCTTTGCGACCTACCTGCTGATGATACCTATCCTGGCGTGGTTGACGCGAAGGGCTGCGCTGCGATCCCTGCTACCAAGGCGTGCTCCGACCATCGCCGAACTGACCGGGCCCAATCCATTTGATCCGGCGATGGCCTTGGTCGACTTAGCAATCGATTCGCCTCGAACTCGCGTTTTTGATTCAGCATGGATTGCGTTGATTTGGCAGACACTCGTTTCAAGCAAATGGCAACTTGCGTTGTCATCGTTGCTGATGACAGTGGGCGTCATCATGCCAATCCTAGAGAACTACGTTGGGCACTATTCGGTGCTGCAACCAGTGCTGTTATTCGCTTCTCCAATGTTCATCGTGGTCGGAGCCACATGGGGTGGCGTTCTTGTTTTCCAAGGTGATGGGTCCCACAACTTCATACGATTCTTGGCCGAACGTGGCTACAACCCAAGACACATCTGGCTCGCACGCCATGTTGCAATTCTGTCCATCTTGGCATCGTTCGTTCTGATTTACCTTGCCATCAGCTCCTTGTGGTTGAGCCAACGCATAGACCTGCTCAAGACAGACCTGCTTTTGATATCGCCGCTCACGTTGATCCTGATCGGCGGAATCTCGTTCGCGGCGGGAGCATGGACAAGTCAATTGCTTCGAGAACCGGTGATGGCGTACCTGATCAGCCCGATTGTGGCGTCGATGTTGCTTGGCTGGCTGTTGTACTGCGTCACCCAGGCAATGGCGCCCTTGTTATTGGCTTCATTAGTTGGCCTATCCTTTCCCTCGTTGGCAACTCTGTTCATGGCGCGACGCTTTGCCAACGGCACCGATCGTCCGCTTAGTTTCTTGTTGGGGCTAGCGACAACGGTTCTGATCTTCTTGCTACCGCTTGTTCCTGCGATCCGTTACGTCCAGAGCATTCCAAAACTCGATCACACGACTCGGACTGCCATGATCAGGGAACTCCGAGACATTGATGTGCGGCAAGATCATGTCGAACTCCGACTCGTACCGACGACAAGCGAACCCACGATTTCGTCTCAAGGAATTGATCAAGAATGGGTGGCACAGCAGCTCAACGAAATCAGCACTCGATCTCATTCGCCCACTGCATGGATCGAAGGACTTAGTCAGGTTCGCGAGGAGCCTAACCGTCCTGCCAAACCGCAGTCAAACCAATCACTGCATCGGTTCTACGACGCTTTGGAACTAGCGAGACTGCGATTCTTAGCTTCAACAGAAGACGACGATGCTGCCAACATGCAATTCGAACAGTGGATAGATGCGGCGGCGACCATGGCGGCTGCAATGCGTCAATCGACGCTTTGGCGTGTGCAAGACTCGGCCGACGTGCTCGAAATTTGGCTGGCCGATGTGCTCGGCGATTCCGACATCACCGAGCGAATTGACGAAGAAGCAGTTCAATCCACTCTCAAGAAACTGCCTACGATCACGCAGCGAAACGCGATGAGAAGAAACGCTGTTTTGGCTTCTTGGTGGCGATCGGAATCTAGGGATACACGTTACTATTCGTTCCCCTACGACAGCGGCCTGGAGTTCACTCCCCCTGCCCTGACACCTTGGACGCAAAGACGTCGTGCGGATTCAATTGTCGCCGCAAGCTTGTTGCTATTGCAGACCCCCAAAACCGACAAGACCACCCCAAACGATGCTCGGCGAAAACTTCATCAGCTTCTTTCTCATCCGGCCGTGACGTTTGAAGATGGGGTGTACGGCAAGCATGGACGCACGAGTGCCACGGTCGAGATAATCGGATCCTTTAACCATCACATAGCAAGGTACTGGGGAATGGCCTGGGAACAAAGAATCGAGAGCTTGAAGGAGGACCATCATGCCAACTAA
- a CDS encoding aspartate-semialdehyde dehydrogenase gives MYETVALVGATGAVGRIVLEQLASRQFPMKRLKLLASQRSVGKEVRFNGETIKVELLEPNAFKNIDLVIASTPDEVSAEFAPWAVEAGAIVVDESGYWRMDPSVPLIVPEVNPEATANHRGIIASPNCSTTQMVVALAPLHKAARVRRVVVSTYQATSGAGLAGNEELKDSIRQSLAGQKHSPKTFSHPIGFNLIPQIGSEKHEGYTSEEMKMVYETRKIMGDEEIQVCPTCVRVPVAIGHSESILVETERPLSASDARELFEAAEGVTVIDDLSGKKYPMPLDCDGKDDVFVGRIRKDISSPNGISFWCVSDNLRKGAATNAVQIAELLIKQAAAAS, from the coding sequence GTGTACGAAACTGTTGCACTCGTTGGCGCTACCGGCGCCGTTGGACGAATCGTTCTCGAGCAATTGGCCTCGCGTCAGTTTCCGATGAAGCGACTCAAACTGCTCGCCTCCCAGCGCTCGGTGGGCAAGGAAGTTCGATTCAACGGCGAAACGATAAAAGTCGAACTGCTTGAGCCCAATGCGTTCAAGAATATCGATCTTGTTATCGCTAGCACTCCCGATGAGGTGTCGGCTGAGTTCGCACCTTGGGCGGTGGAAGCCGGTGCCATTGTCGTGGACGAAAGCGGTTATTGGCGCATGGATCCATCGGTTCCCCTGATCGTTCCGGAAGTAAACCCCGAAGCGACGGCGAATCACAGGGGCATCATCGCTAGCCCCAATTGCAGCACTACTCAGATGGTCGTCGCGTTGGCACCTCTGCATAAAGCGGCTCGTGTTCGTCGAGTGGTCGTAAGCACTTATCAAGCAACTAGCGGTGCTGGCTTGGCTGGGAACGAAGAGCTCAAGGACAGTATCCGACAATCCTTGGCTGGCCAGAAACATTCACCCAAGACATTTTCTCATCCGATCGGGTTCAACTTGATCCCACAAATCGGGTCCGAAAAGCATGAGGGTTACACCAGCGAAGAGATGAAGATGGTGTACGAGACTCGCAAGATCATGGGCGATGAAGAAATTCAGGTATGTCCGACTTGCGTGCGCGTGCCCGTTGCGATCGGTCACAGCGAGTCGATTTTGGTCGAAACCGAACGCCCACTTTCGGCTTCAGACGCTCGTGAGTTGTTTGAGGCTGCCGAAGGGGTCACCGTTATCGATGACCTGAGCGGTAAAAAATATCCGATGCCGTTGGATTGCGATGGGAAAGACGATGTCTTCGTCGGTCGTATTCGCAAGGATATCAGTAGCCCGAACGGCATCTCGTTTTGGTGTGTCAGCGACAACCTTCGCAAGGGTGCTGCGACCAATGCCGTCCAAATCGCCGAATTGCTCATCAAGCAAGCTGCTGCCGCTTCATAG
- a CDS encoding formylglycine-generating enzyme family protein, whose product MRLNRNFACFFVAMAGLSPTWADAPTATVGISETKPADGPSVEVDGGFMVPYTEKIPGTDLTFEMIPVPGGSFLMGSPEDEEGRREDEGPQVKVNVDPMWVAKTEINWAQYDEYMNLYKIFKEFESQGIRSVTDDNKADAITAPTELYDSTFTWEFGHEPEQAAVTMTQYSAQQFSKWLSRVTGQQYRLPTEAEWEYAARGGTQTPFYWGDDEAAAEDHAWYFDNTPDEGQSPVGTLAENPFGLQDMLGNVFEWTVNQHTEDYSEYKQREPINAIDVVKWPEIGSECVVRGGSWESDVEDLRCAARLASDDEAWKEEDPNFPRSPWWFTSDPARGVGFRLFRSYKPLDDELITKFWEASAEDVIGDVESRIQGGRGGLGIVDPSLPDAIKELDN is encoded by the coding sequence ATGCGTTTGAATCGAAATTTTGCCTGCTTCTTCGTTGCGATGGCCGGACTGAGTCCGACCTGGGCCGACGCGCCCACCGCAACCGTTGGGATCTCTGAAACGAAACCCGCGGACGGTCCTTCCGTTGAAGTCGATGGCGGTTTCATGGTTCCGTACACCGAGAAGATTCCAGGAACCGATTTGACGTTCGAGATGATCCCCGTTCCCGGCGGCAGCTTTTTGATGGGTAGTCCCGAGGACGAAGAAGGACGCCGCGAAGACGAGGGACCTCAGGTCAAGGTTAACGTCGATCCAATGTGGGTCGCCAAGACAGAGATCAATTGGGCTCAGTACGACGAATACATGAACCTATACAAGATTTTCAAAGAATTTGAATCGCAAGGAATCCGCAGTGTGACGGACGACAATAAAGCGGACGCCATCACGGCTCCGACTGAATTGTACGATTCGACCTTTACTTGGGAATTTGGTCACGAACCAGAGCAAGCCGCTGTCACTATGACTCAGTACTCGGCTCAACAATTCAGCAAGTGGCTCAGCCGCGTAACGGGCCAGCAGTATCGCTTGCCGACCGAGGCCGAATGGGAATACGCTGCTCGAGGGGGCACGCAGACTCCTTTCTATTGGGGCGACGACGAAGCGGCTGCCGAGGATCACGCTTGGTACTTTGACAACACGCCGGACGAAGGCCAATCGCCCGTCGGTACACTCGCTGAAAATCCCTTTGGGCTTCAAGACATGTTAGGCAACGTGTTTGAATGGACGGTTAACCAACACACCGAAGACTACAGCGAGTACAAGCAACGCGAACCGATCAATGCCATTGATGTGGTAAAGTGGCCCGAAATCGGCAGCGAATGTGTTGTCCGTGGCGGCAGTTGGGAAAGTGATGTCGAAGACCTCCGCTGCGCCGCTCGTCTTGCTTCCGACGACGAGGCTTGGAAAGAAGAAGACCCGAATTTCCCACGCAGTCCTTGGTGGTTCACCAGCGATCCTGCACGCGGGGTTGGCTTTCGTTTGTTCCGATCGTACAAACCACTTGATGACGAGCTGATTACGAAGTTCTGGGAAGCCAGTGCCGAAGATGTCATCGGTGACGTCGAGTCGCGTATTCAAGGCGGTCGCGGTGGGCTTGGGATCGTTGATCCGAGCCTTCCCGACGCTATTAAAGAGCTAGACAACTAA
- a CDS encoding O-antigen ligase family protein codes for MDSVAPLPPPLSAEDSVAPRVDLEGPAGMRGGAVSGVQAFPLLCTLALGLACFVNTIDFNYGYTNGEDHVGLDWQVVVKLIVAAACSGLGAIGVLMSAQVRQSLASVPGCIIVALAGVLILSSAVALEEAKTVSRVASLVNFGYVMFVPTVLTVLGLRRIVLICLLALVANLMINWVLYLGFPQSGIFEEELLGNHIARRMGGLGHPNSIARTGVLAGVLSLSMLRSADLTPRFPLGRSVLIGIIVVALMTMLATFSRTACVAGLAAAGFLLLDKIFTRNGLVLAGSLIALATITIVATELVTGGGVLGDSLISMTTKTGEVSELTSATGRTAIWAEAVRLISERPLTGYGLNSAPFMMKEFSLHPHNLLLHAMISGGILAGLLTMCLVAWNFFFGLISDEPLVRAISVYVLVSGIFEDTVLDTFASPSTLLWLIVMIYPSIRVLSARMSRRPQPAVPEPRFLPSA; via the coding sequence GTGGATTCTGTTGCTCCCCTGCCGCCACCGCTTTCTGCGGAAGATTCCGTAGCGCCGCGAGTCGATCTCGAGGGACCGGCGGGCATGCGTGGCGGGGCGGTCAGTGGCGTGCAAGCCTTTCCCTTGCTTTGCACTCTTGCATTGGGCTTGGCGTGTTTCGTTAACACCATTGACTTCAACTATGGCTACACCAATGGCGAAGATCATGTCGGGCTCGATTGGCAAGTCGTTGTAAAGCTGATCGTCGCAGCGGCGTGTTCCGGATTAGGGGCGATAGGCGTCCTGATGAGTGCTCAAGTGCGTCAATCGCTCGCTAGCGTTCCGGGATGCATCATCGTCGCGCTCGCTGGCGTTCTGATTTTGTCGTCGGCAGTGGCTCTTGAAGAAGCCAAGACCGTATCGCGTGTCGCGTCGCTAGTGAACTTTGGTTACGTGATGTTTGTCCCCACTGTCTTGACGGTTCTGGGACTCCGACGAATTGTATTGATCTGTCTTTTGGCCCTGGTCGCGAACTTGATGATCAACTGGGTGCTGTACTTAGGATTTCCTCAGTCCGGTATCTTCGAAGAAGAGCTTTTGGGCAACCACATTGCTCGCCGAATGGGCGGACTAGGGCACCCGAATTCGATTGCTCGCACCGGCGTGTTGGCTGGCGTCTTGTCCCTGTCGATGCTTCGGAGCGCCGACCTGACGCCGCGATTCCCGTTGGGTCGCAGCGTGCTAATTGGAATTATCGTTGTTGCGTTGATGACGATGCTCGCGACGTTCAGTCGGACGGCGTGTGTGGCCGGATTAGCGGCCGCGGGGTTCCTGTTGCTAGATAAGATTTTTACCCGAAACGGGTTAGTGCTCGCGGGTAGCCTGATCGCATTGGCGACCATCACCATCGTGGCGACTGAGCTTGTTACCGGCGGTGGAGTGCTGGGGGATTCGCTGATTTCGATGACGACTAAGACAGGTGAGGTATCTGAATTAACGTCGGCGACCGGGCGAACCGCCATTTGGGCGGAAGCCGTTCGACTCATTTCGGAGCGTCCGTTGACCGGTTACGGCCTCAACAGTGCACCCTTCATGATGAAAGAGTTTTCGCTGCATCCGCATAATCTACTGCTGCACGCGATGATCTCCGGCGGCATCCTGGCTGGCTTATTGACGATGTGTTTGGTGGCCTGGAATTTCTTTTTTGGACTCATCAGCGACGAACCTCTGGTGCGAGCCATCTCGGTTTATGTACTTGTTTCCGGGATTTTTGAAGACACCGTCCTCGACACCTTCGCCTCACCATCGACACTATTGTGGTTGATCGTCATGATCTACCCCAGCATTCGGGTGCTTTCGGCTCGAATGTCCCGACGGCCGCAACCGGCTGTCCCTGAACCTCGTTTTTTACCCTCCGCTTGA